In the genome of Croceimicrobium hydrocarbonivorans, one region contains:
- a CDS encoding carboxy terminal-processing peptidase → MSVLKNLNRYRIIILVAAIGLGLAFYPPVPKADEKDKLIMNIIYQVLRTNHFSPQSLDDDFSGKVYDGFLENLDYNKRFLIQEDVDQLESYRLKIDDEIRSSDLSFFDDAFSRYQKRYTEVKGFYKEILAQPMDLEVEESLETDDDKLSYASSMEELKDRWRQYLKYRILLRMDDMMTDQENDSTDSETEVLTLAQMEEKARSKELEMHDDWFNSLDDLERIDWVSTYMNAITALYDPHTQYFPPEKKEDFEINMTGQLQGIGAQLQQKGDYVTISKVIVGSPCWKQGDLEVGDKILKVEQEDGEVVDLVGISVRKAVKHIRGPKGTVVKLTVRKLDGSKMDIPITRDIVELESTFAKSTVIGEGEDKVGYIRLPKFYVNFYGDENHDCAEDVAKELEKLKAEGVKSVVLDLRNNGGGSLQGVIDIVGLFIDKGPVVQVKASGQRPKVLSDSKGGVVYDGPLVVMVNKFSASASEIFAAAIQDYKRGIIIGSNSTFGKGTVQNVVDMDRTVNLAYNDLKPLGALKLTIQKYYRINGGTPQLKGVQADIVTPDNYMYIPYGEKEQDYALPYDEIEPADYDLWKPGVSAYPGIIARSKSRMDTNSHFAMIEEYARWIKEEQEHTLIPLKLEDFRKYQEDYRAEAKQYQGMRKSQTELTVSSNKADLAEINSSEENLEKRDNWHKGLKKDLYLSEAYLVALDLSANYTP, encoded by the coding sequence ATGTCAGTTCTTAAGAATCTGAATCGTTACAGAATCATAATATTGGTGGCCGCCATTGGTTTGGGTTTAGCATTTTACCCACCCGTTCCCAAGGCCGATGAAAAAGACAAACTGATAATGAACATCATTTATCAGGTATTGCGGACGAACCATTTTTCGCCCCAATCCTTAGATGATGACTTCTCTGGGAAAGTATATGATGGTTTCCTCGAAAACCTCGATTACAATAAGCGTTTTCTTATTCAAGAAGATGTGGATCAATTGGAATCCTATCGACTTAAGATTGATGATGAGATTCGTAGTTCTGATCTCAGTTTTTTCGATGATGCTTTTAGTCGCTATCAAAAACGCTACACAGAGGTAAAGGGCTTTTACAAGGAAATCCTGGCCCAGCCTATGGATTTGGAAGTAGAGGAAAGTTTGGAAACTGATGATGATAAATTAAGCTACGCTAGCAGCATGGAGGAGCTTAAAGATCGCTGGCGTCAGTATCTGAAGTATCGCATTTTACTGCGTATGGATGATATGATGACGGATCAGGAGAACGACTCTACCGATAGTGAAACGGAGGTATTGACCCTAGCGCAAATGGAGGAGAAAGCGCGGAGCAAGGAATTAGAAATGCATGATGATTGGTTCAATAGCTTGGATGATCTGGAGCGCATCGATTGGGTTTCCACTTACATGAATGCCATTACCGCATTGTATGATCCTCATACCCAATACTTCCCGCCTGAAAAGAAGGAGGATTTTGAAATTAACATGACCGGTCAGCTCCAAGGAATTGGTGCTCAATTACAACAGAAAGGCGACTATGTAACTATCTCTAAAGTGATTGTAGGTAGTCCCTGTTGGAAACAAGGTGACCTGGAAGTAGGGGATAAAATTTTGAAAGTAGAGCAAGAAGATGGCGAGGTAGTAGACCTGGTTGGCATTAGTGTTCGTAAGGCAGTAAAACATATTCGCGGTCCAAAAGGTACAGTAGTGAAATTAACCGTTCGCAAATTGGATGGTAGTAAAATGGATATTCCCATTACCCGCGATATTGTAGAATTGGAGTCAACTTTTGCCAAGTCTACCGTAATTGGTGAGGGCGAAGACAAGGTGGGTTATATCCGTCTACCTAAGTTTTACGTGAATTTCTATGGCGATGAAAATCACGATTGTGCCGAAGATGTTGCGAAGGAATTAGAGAAGCTAAAAGCGGAAGGCGTTAAAAGCGTGGTTCTCGATCTTCGCAATAATGGCGGAGGTAGCTTGCAAGGTGTAATTGATATCGTAGGTCTCTTTATTGATAAAGGTCCGGTAGTACAAGTGAAGGCATCGGGCCAAAGGCCAAAAGTATTATCCGATTCCAAGGGTGGTGTTGTTTATGACGGACCTTTGGTAGTGATGGTCAATAAATTCAGTGCCTCGGCTTCTGAGATTTTTGCAGCGGCCATCCAAGATTACAAAAGAGGGATTATCATAGGTAGCAATTCTACCTTCGGTAAAGGAACTGTGCAAAATGTGGTAGACATGGACCGCACCGTGAATTTGGCCTATAATGACCTGAAACCCTTAGGTGCCCTAAAACTTACTATTCAGAAGTACTATCGTATTAATGGCGGAACACCTCAATTGAAAGGAGTGCAAGCCGATATCGTAACTCCGGATAATTATATGTACATCCCTTATGGTGAGAAAGAGCAAGACTATGCTTTGCCTTACGATGAGATTGAACCAGCCGATTACGATTTATGGAAACCTGGTGTATCTGCTTATCCCGGAATTATCGCGCGCAGCAAAAGCCGCATGGATACCAATTCGCATTTTGCCATGATCGAAGAGTATGCGCGTTGGATTAAAGAAGAGCAAGAGCATACCTTAATTCCTTTGAAATTGGAAGATTTCCGCAAGTATCAAGAAGATTATCGCGCGGAAGCAAAGCAATATCAAGGGATGCGTAAGAGTCAAACCGAATTGACAGTAAGCTCCAATAAAGCAGATTTGGCAGAAATTAATTCATCGGAAGAGAACCTCGAAAAAAGAGATAACTGGCATAAAGGACTTAAAAAGGACTTGTACTTAAGCGAAGCCTATTTAGTAGCTTTGGACTTGAGCGCTAATTATACTCCTTGA